A stretch of the Enoplosus armatus isolate fEnoArm2 chromosome 13, fEnoArm2.hap1, whole genome shotgun sequence genome encodes the following:
- the LOC139295230 gene encoding LOW QUALITY PROTEIN: SR-related and CTD-associated factor 4-like (The sequence of the model RefSeq protein was modified relative to this genomic sequence to represent the inferred CDS: deleted 1 base in 1 codon) has protein sequence MDAVNAFNHELFSLMDSKPPISRAKMISITKSAIKAMKLYKHVVQIVEKFIKKCKPEYKVAGLYVVDSIVRQSRHQFGSDKDVFGPRFTKNITGTFENLCLCPVEDRSKIVRVLNLWQKNGVFKIEVIQPLLDMAAGSSSVPYTGTDEPGSSPPPAKEPVTAVTANSTTTSAAQLQTSDAFAAVAQLFQSSQGQQLQQMLQNFQQQPVKPDTNSQPPVHTVQTKAQNVSAGLGMVALQPPLPTQSNQQKTAFDKTLLDRFDYDDEPEVGEETKKDEMSSQPSFMQQPPAFLQHMDHFKPSMINMSQDLSQQVPLPPNGQLQAYGLPPGQSFPVMMPPMGHALPGQPLPGSAGPPGFPGLYPPHSAAQQQQDLSMDMDRSSMRDGRHGRRSHSGSRSPKRRRSRSNSRTRRSRHRRSRSRSRDRRHHSPRSRSQERRDREKDRERRQKGLPPPKSETLSICSTTLWVGQLDKRTQQQDVACLLEEFGQIESINMIPPRGCAYIVMIHRQDAFRALQKLSRGTHKVNQKAIKIAWALNKGIKAEFKQYWDVELGVTYIPWSKIREAQLEELKEGGILDIDTLSPEWSGVRKSLDLSEELTHNGRSEPQQPEETQVLPLAAAAAPPVQIPPMQQPMVGVGSLQPPVFPGPIGMPPPSFPPGVPPPPFIRPGFNPMQMPPGFPPPGAMPLGLPPPSKGGVEDPHLDPAGLGNRKNDEVLEGPNIFNNQMGPMGNQVGGPPGSLPGGPPGNIQPPSGGLLGARPGIIPLQRPPVPPPPHMQRFPPPHGPRPPHPNMPPMPPQMMPRGPHPQMMHHDPPPPKGGFGMLPPHNMRAPFPPHGHGPPPQGLPPPFIRPGGPRGLEGPEEMDGRSFRGDRPGFRDREPERDRDWDRDRERERDRGFGGGRRPFGDGGRGGGGDRMDGRDRLGGWQEDGADHRGGGWERDRDRDRDRDRDRDRRDWRERRSSQDSDRERGRGDDGERERGRGREEKEEGEKEGVEKEGEELKEKKGTGQGGQNAERGPRGGTGMIDWPNWKTWTNFGPLTAQSNLV, from the exons ATGGATGCCGTCAACGCCTTTAACCATGAG TTATTCTCATTGATGGACTCCAAGCCCCCAATCTCTCGGGCAAAGATGATCTCCATCACCAAATCGGCCATCAAAGCTATGAAA ctcTACAAACATGTGGTCCAGATTGTGGAAAAGTTTATCAAAAAG TGTAAGCCTGAGTACAAGGTAGCAGGCCTGTATGTGGTGGATTCCATTGTTAGGCAGTCCAGACACCAGTTTGGATCAGACAAGGACGTGTTTGGCCCAAGGTTCACCAAAAACATTACAGGAACGTTTGAGAACCTCTGCCTTTGCCCAGTAGAGGACAGG AGTAAGATCGTGCGGGTGTTGAACCTGTGGCAGAAGAATGGCGTGTTCAAGATTGAGGTTATTCAGCCCCTCCTGGACATGGCAGCTGGCTCTAGCAGTGTACCCTACACAGGCACAGATGAGCCAg GttcttctccacctccagccAAAGAGCCAGTTACTGCGGTAACGGCAAACTCCACCACGACATCTGCTGCACAGCTGCAAACCTCTGATGCCTTTGCTGCTGTGGCACAGCTCTTCCAGTCCTCCCAGGGTCagcag CTTCAACAGATGCTCCAGAActttcagcagcagccagtgaAGCCGGACACCAACTCTCAGCCTCCTGTCCATACCGTTCAAACAAAGGCTCAAAATGTCAGCGCTGGCCTGGGCATGGTCGCCCTGCAACCTCCCCTGCCCACCCAATCCAACCAGCAGAAGACAGCCTTTGACAAG ACATTGCTAGACCGTTTTGACTATGATGATGAACCTGAAGTtggagaagaaacaaagaaggaTGAAATGTCATCACAGCCCTCCTT TATGCAGCAGCCTCCAGCCTTCCTACAACACATGGATCACTTTAAACCGTCGATGATTAACATGTCACAAGACCTCTCACAACAG GTTCCTCTCCCTCCTAATGGCCAGCTCCAGGCCTATGGTTTACCACCAGGACAAAGCTTCCCAGTTATGATGCCTCCTATGGGGCATGCTTTGCCAGGGCAGCCCCTCCCTGGTTCTGCTGGGCCTCCAGGCTTCCCAGGGCTATACCCTCCCCACAGTGCAGCCCAGCAACAACAG GATTTGTCTATGGATATGGACCGTTCATCTATGAGGGATGGCAGACATGGTCGACGGTCACACTCAGGCTCTAG gTCTCCAAAGCGGAGGAGGTCACGGTCGAATTCCCGTACACGGCGTTCCAGGCACAGGCGATCCCGCTCGCGCTCCAGAGACAGACGTCACCATTCCCCACGCTCTCGCTCGCAGGAGCGCAGGGAtagggagaaagacagggagcGACGGCAGAAAGGCCTTCCGCCACCCAAGAGCGAGACGCTAAGCA tTTGCAGTACAACTCTCTGGGTGGGCCAGTTGGACAAGAGGACACAACAGCAAGATGTTGCCTGTTTACTTGAGGAGTTTGGGCAGATAGAGTCCATCAAT ATGATCCCTCCACGTGGCTGTGCCTATATTGTCATGATACATAGGCAAGATGCCTTCAGGGCTCTACAAAAGCTTAGTAGAGGAACTCACAAAGTTAACCAGAAAGCCATCAAG ATTGCTTGGGCTTTGAACAAGGGCATAAAGGCTGAGTTTAAACAGTACTGGGACGTGGAGCTGGGTGTCACCTACATACCATGGTCTAAAATCAGAGAGGCTCAGTTGGAGGAGTTAAAAGAAGGAGGAATACTGGATATAGACACCTTATCACCAG AGTGGAGTGGAGTGAGGAAGTCTCTTGACCTTTCGGAGGAGCTCACCCACAACGGCCGTTCAGAACCACAGCAGCCTGAAGAGACACAAGTTCTACCtttggctgctgcagctgctcctcccGTACAG ATCCCTCCAATGCAGCAGCCAATGGTTGGTGTGGGTTCTCTCCAGCCTCCCGTCTTCCCTGGTCCCATAGGCATGCCTCCGCCTTCCTTCCCCCCAGGcgtcccccctcctcctttcatcaGACCTGGCTTCAACCCCATGCAGATGCCTCCAG gttttcctcctccaggtgCCATGCCTCTAGGTCTACCACCTCCTTCCAAGGGTGGAGTTGAAGACCCACATCTGGACCCAGCAGGTCTGGGCAACAGGAAAAATGACGAGGTCCTGGAGGGGCCCAACATCTTCAACAACCAGATGGGGCCTATGG GTAACCAGGTAGGTGGACCTCCAGGTTCTCTCCCAGGTGGTCCTCCAGGAAACATCCAACCCCCTTCTGGTGGTCTGCTTGGCGCCCGGCCCGGTATAATCCCACTCCAGCGTCCTCCTGttcccccaccaccacacatgCAGCGTTTCCCTCCACCCCACGGGCCACGTCCCCCTCACCCTAACATGCCACCTATGCCCCCACAGATGATGCCCAGAGGGCCACACCCTCAAATGATGCACCATGATCCCCCTCCACCTAAAGGAGGCTTTGGGATGCTCCCTCCCCACAATATGAGGGCTCCTTTCCCTCCACATGGGCATGGCCCGCCTCCTCAaggtcttcctcctccttttatcAGACCAGGGGGTCCTCGTGGCCTGGAGGGGCCGGAAGAAATGGATGGCAGATCATTCAGGGGAGACAGGCCTGGATTCAGGGACcgagagccagagagagacagagactgggatcgagacagggagagagagagggacagaggttTTGGAGGTGGAAGGCGTCCATTtggtgatggagggaggggaggaggtggtgatAGAATGGATGGGAGGGACAGGCTCGGAGGCTGGCAGGAAGACGGGGCCGATCACCGGGGAGGAGGATGGGAGAGAGACCGTGATCGGGATAGAGACCGCGATCGGGATCGAGACAGACGGgactggagggagaggagaagtaGCCAGGATAGCGACAGAGAACGAGGGAGGGGTGACGATGGGGAGAGGGAGcgaggaagg gggagggaggagaaagaggaaggggagaaggagggagtcgagaaagagggagaggagctgaAGGAAAAGAAGGGGACAGGCCAAGGCGGTCAGAACGCCGAGAGAGGACCACGCGGTGGGACAGGGATGATCGATTGGCCGAACTGGAAAACATGGACAAACTTCGGACCTCTAACAGCACAGAGCAACCTTGTTTGA